A segment of the Sporocytophaga myxococcoides genome:
AATTTTTGAAGATGAGGAATATTTATTGATAAATAAACCTCCTTATATATCTACACTGGAAGATAGAGATGCTACCAAGACCAACATTCTTGAAATGGCAAGAGAAATCTATCCGGATATTAAGGTTTGTCATAGGCTTGACAAAGAAACATCTGGTGTTTTGGCATTGGCAAAAACACCGGAAGCTTACCGTCACTTGTCTATTCAGTTTGAGGACAGAAATGTTACCAAACAATATCATGCTGTTGTTGATGGAGTTCATGAATTTGAGGGTGTGGATGTTTATTTGCCTATTTATGCCAGCTCAGATGGAATAGTGAAAATTGATAAACAAAAAGGAAAAATTGCGGAAACAATTTTTAATACGATAGAAGTATTTAAAAAGCATACATTAGTGGCCTGTTATCCTATTACAGGGAGGATGCACCAGATCAGGATACATCTGACATGTTTAAAAGCACCGATAACCTGTGATGGGCAATATGGTGGTAAACCTTTATATTTATCTTCATTAAAGAAAAATTTTAATTTGAAGCAGGATACAGAAGAAATGCCCCTTATTCAGAGAGTAGCCCTCCATGCCAGATCTTTGGAGTTTAAAAATAGCGAAGAAAAGACTATCTTTGCAGAAGCCCCTTATCCTAAGGATTTTGAAGTTTTGGTAAAACAATTAAAAAAATACTCCTAAATTGTTGATCCTTAGTTCTTTTAATGAATGTGGATAAAGAATTGCAAATTTTTTCGGTAAAGTTGTTTTTGAAAATATAAAGTTATATCTTTGTGTCCCTTTTTAAGGGGAAGTATGCTTTATATAGTAAACAGAATAAAAATTAAAAATGGATAGCATAAGTTATAGAACCAGTTTTGCGACTAATGAGACAGTTAAGAAAGACTGGGTTATCGTAGATGCAGAGAATCTGATTGTAGGTAGAGTTGCGAGTGAGATTGCAAAAATTATCAGGGGAAAACATAAAGCTAGTTTCACTCCCAATGTGGATTGTGGAGATAACGTTATCGTTATTAATGCTGATAAAGTTCGCTTTACCGGGAAGAAATTTGAAGATAAAGTTTACACAAGACACACTGGTCATCCAGGTGGACAAAGATTCACAACACCTCGTGAATTGAAAAACAAGTCTTCTAGATATATTATTGAAAATGCTGTAAGAGGAATGTTACCTAAAAACAGAATCGGAAGAGCTATTTTCAAAAATCTGTATGTATATGAAGGTGCAGAGCATCCGCATGCAGCTCAACAACCAAAAGTCATCAATCTATAATTAAGAAATATAGTTAATGGAAACTATTAACGCAATAGGCAGAAGAAAAACATCCGTAGCAAGAATATATTTAACTTCAGGCAAAGGAAACGTTACTGTAAACGACAGAGATTTAAAAGAGTATTTTCCGAATGAAATACTTCAGACTACAGTAAATCAACCATTTGCACTAACCAATGCTCTTGGTAAATATGATGTGAATGTAAATGTTCAGGGTGGAGGTATAAGAGGTCAGGCAGAAGCTGTTAGACTTGCAATCTCCAGAGCATTGATCGAAATTAGCTCGGATAGTCGTCTGCCACTGAAGAAGGAAGGTCTTACAACCAGGGATCCAAGAATGGTTGAGAGAAAGAAATATGGTAGAAGAAAAGCTAGAAGAAGATTCCAGTTCAGTAAACGTTAATATTATAGAAATTCAGATCTCGATTTGACGATGGCAAAGAAAATAGAATATAAAGACTTATTAGAGGCAGGTGTTCACTTCGGTCACTTAACCAGAAAGTGGGATCCT
Coding sequences within it:
- the rpsI gene encoding 30S ribosomal protein S9: METINAIGRRKTSVARIYLTSGKGNVTVNDRDLKEYFPNEILQTTVNQPFALTNALGKYDVNVNVQGGGIRGQAEAVRLAISRALIEISSDSRLPLKKEGLTTRDPRMVERKKYGRRKARRRFQFSKR
- a CDS encoding RluA family pseudouridine synthase, with protein sequence MKRASFKDLIIFEDEEYLLINKPPYISTLEDRDATKTNILEMAREIYPDIKVCHRLDKETSGVLALAKTPEAYRHLSIQFEDRNVTKQYHAVVDGVHEFEGVDVYLPIYASSDGIVKIDKQKGKIAETIFNTIEVFKKHTLVACYPITGRMHQIRIHLTCLKAPITCDGQYGGKPLYLSSLKKNFNLKQDTEEMPLIQRVALHARSLEFKNSEEKTIFAEAPYPKDFEVLVKQLKKYS
- the rplM gene encoding 50S ribosomal protein L13, with the translated sequence MDSISYRTSFATNETVKKDWVIVDAENLIVGRVASEIAKIIRGKHKASFTPNVDCGDNVIVINADKVRFTGKKFEDKVYTRHTGHPGGQRFTTPRELKNKSSRYIIENAVRGMLPKNRIGRAIFKNLYVYEGAEHPHAAQQPKVINL